GTCGTGTTTCACATAGAGccgtttattattaaaaaatccgTTCTTGTCAAAAATTCGgctttaatacaaacttttttgttgactgtactttttgttgcagtacttgcattgtcatcgaaaATATATCCGTACCttgtttcaagtcgatgctattaaccgttgaagagttttgtCCTGCGGAGACGTTCCTTGCTAGACTTGGTTAAACCAGTAAGACACTCCAAGAATCACACTCCAAGAATATTGTAATGTTAGTGAACTTACACACTTACACGCCAAATTTCAGCATAATCGGATTCCGTGAAGTTGTAAAAAAATGGCttgcaaaaatattgaaaccATTGAAACCACAACTTACTTACATACGAACGTTGCAAATTAAATACAAGCTTGTAAatatacctctccttgcagtcgggtgcAAAATAGCTTGGCTTTCTGGGGTAAATTACAGAATACCTAACAGTACGCTGCGTTAAACAAATTTAGCACAGGTTATAGCCACGGGAGGTATATGGGCATAGGTACcttatgtctaacagtggacgtcctacggctgatataatgatgatgatgatgatgataatggccACGAGAAACAGCTAGCTAGCagctattattattaaaagttaaataCAATGAAACGAAATAATACTCAAATACCAAAGTCGTCAAGATCCTCATTAAATGTGAACACTACTACTTGACAAGAGCGTTAGAGCGGTAGGAAGGACTCTCACAGCTTTTATTAAGACTATTGATCCCCACTACTTTGTTATCCTAGCCCTATGAGGGCAGACGAAAAAGGTGCTTGTTTTTCTAAAAGTATACGAACGGCGAAATGTATCGGACGCGACAGAGGCACTTATTCTTATTGGATTTGGTGAGAAttccttgtttattttaaaaaggtgttttcccAAAGCATGGTTACATTTTTGTGAATTTCagtgtgaaggaaaacaactaCTCATTTTCCATAAAGAATGACCAAGAGATCGTTCTACTTTTTAATGGGTTTCAAAAACAAGAAGGTTCAAAGTTCGGCGgatttttataagtacctattataagtAGAAACTTGAGTTTATAAGCTTTTCAATGCCTCCTGAGACTACCAACGACGGATACATTGCAACTCCAGacgtcacaaaataaaaaataaaacacccgTAGAATCAGGTACGAAAGCTGCTCACAAATTTTAAGGAATAGGTATGTTGAAAAATGCGACTATTAGCGGAGAACATCCGAGATTCTGTCGGATATACGAAAGTATGTTTGCGCAagcaggggggctactatgtaattcgaaaatcgaagttcgatcGTACcgaccctctcactctcgtatgttcgaattttgcacttcgttgtaAAGGGCCTGAAACGTGGACGTCTCGCGCTCGCTCGGTCAATTATACGTAGCTCTGTAGCCAAAATAGAGTTAGAGAAGTTTAGCGTTGACGTACGTTTAATGTTAAATAGTGTTGATTGTCAGGCAGGCAGGGccggcgcgcgggcggcggcggcgcgccggcCGCATGGCGCTGCTCTACCGCGCCACGCGGCTCAAGGACCGCGGCGACACGCACGTGTTCACGTTCGTGGTCACGCGCAGCGCCACAAGGGAGCCCGACCGCGACGTCACGTCGAAGGACTTCGGCTGCGCGCATCAGCGCTGGGCCGTGGCGTTCAACCGCTCCGCTGATGCTTCTCTCGGTCAGTACCGGTGTCTAGTTAGTAGGTTTGTTGTAGCGCCATGAGCAAGCTTAACTGGGACGTCCCGTCGAAGGACTTCGGCCGGGCGTATCAGCGTTGGGCCGTGGCATTCAACCACTTCACTGATGCTTCTCCCGGTTAGTCAACCTGTTGTTTGTAGCGCTACGCCCGAGCCCAACCACGATGTCATGTCGAAGGAATTCGGCTGCGCGTATCAGCGCTGGACCGTGGCATTCAACCGCTCTGCTGAATTTCGCTGATGCTTCTGTCGCTACACCAGCCGGTTTGTAACGCCATGCGTGAGCCCGACCGCAACGTCACGTCAAAGGAATATGACTGCGTCTATTACGCTGCGCCGTGGTCTTCAATTGCTCCGGTGACGCCTCCCATGGTCAGTACCAGTTTGTAGAGTCACATGCGACCCTGACTGCGACGTCACGTCAAGGAACTTCGACTGCGCGCATCAGCGCTGTGCCGTAGCGTTCAACCGCTCTGCTAATGGTTTGTTTACTCGGTCAGTATCAGTCGTCCCATACGCACGAGTCTGATTGTGACGTCACTTGGGCTGCCTTCACAAGCTCTGAGTCGCGTCGTTCAGTCGCTCTATGGATAATTCTTTCAGTAACTTACTATGCTCTCCTACAATTACCGTACCGGTTcctgaattgttttttttttcatgcttcATGCGCCTGTTTTAATTTAGAGAGTTTAATGTAGAGATAGAGAGGATACCTACACTTATTTAATCGTTCCAAATAAGTTGGTTCGAGTTTGTAAATTAAGTCTTGTTCTCGTTACTATTATTACAGAGATACATTGAGAACAGTCCCGAGAACAAAACCGACGTCTAAATGGCTTTCTAGATAAATATTGAACCCTTTAGGGAATAAAGTTTCATGGCTACTTCCTTAAGCAAACAGACGGCAAACTGTTAGAGATTAGCTTTTGAACTTTCAGTGCTttacttactaaaaaaatattcaacaatCTGAAATTTTAATGACCTACTACTACTACATAATTGTAAATGATAATATAACATGCACTTGTAATCTTGTCTTATTCACGGTCCTTTTCCAACAGGAGTGTACCTGGTGTGGCGAGGTGCATGCGAGGGCATGCGTGTGTATGTAGACTTCACTTTCACACTTCTCAGCCGCGACCACTTCACCGCGAATGAGGGTTTCTCCGGCAAGCAGGTCCGCTTCAACGCGGGCTGCGCGGCGCAGGGCCGCGGCCGCTGCGTCTCGCTCGCCGAGCTCAACTCTAAATTCGCGGACGCGCGCGGCGAGTTCCAGCTGGAGCTCTGCATGTCGCGGGTCCGCACTTTCTACACGTGCGAGCTTCGAGCTCCGCGCATCGACACGCCGCCTATCGCCTTCGCCGGGTTCGATTGGACGGTGGCGGTGAGCGGGTGGAACAAGGAGCCGCTCTCGCTGCGGCTCGTCCGCCTGTCCGGCGAGGGTCAGCAGTGCCGCGTCCGCTACGCGTTCGCTATAGGCGAAGGCGAGCGTCGCGTGCAATCGGGCGTGCTGGAATGCGTGTGCGACGCGGAGGGGCGCACGCCGGCGTGGacgccgcggccgccgccgcgccccatCCACAAGGGGCTGCGGCTGACCGTGGAGCTGGTGCACGCGCGCGCGCTGGCCGAGctggcggtggcggcggcggggcgCGCGGCCACGTGCTACGACCGCGACAAGCAGGCGTGGGCGCTGCGCTGCGACACGCACTCGGACACGGTGCGGCTGCACATGCTGTACCGCGACGTGCACAACGTGCCGCGCAACCACCTGCGCTACGTGAGCTGGTCGGCCTGGCTGGTGCGCGCCGCCCCCGGCGAGCCCGACGCCGAGGAGCTCCCGGGCGCGCCCTTCGCCCACTACTACGCGCAGGAGAGCGCCGACGAGGGCCTCATGATGGAGACGGCGCTGCGCGTCGAGGACGTGTCGCGCCCCGGCTGCCCCTTCCTGCACCCCGGCGGCGAGCTGCGCGTGCGTCTCGAGTGGGGCGAGACCTACTTGCTCTTTCAGGCTACCTACCATATCTATGACGACCTCTGTCGCCTTCAAGCGCATCAGATGAGGTGAATACTTTGCTCATTTATTCCAAGTCAGTTACAGTTAAGGCCATAATTCGCAGATATAACAGGTAGTACCACCTGCAGAGTTGTAGTTACGCAtacaagaacatgtcgtgtaatgacagcaggattttgacatttacctactcattcattctcctttggTGCAACCAACTCTTTTTGTAGCTTAGCATTGACTTCAAGACGTCAGAAATATGTAAACATACCTACGACGAAACCCTTTGAATCCCAACTGGTTTGTCCGCAGACGCGAGATAACGGCTCTCCAGGCGGAGAACTACTCTCTGGAGCGGCAGCTGTTCAGCTACCAGAAGAGCCTGGCGTACGCGCAGGCGcaggcgggcgcgggcgcgggcgcgggtgaGACGGCGCCGACGGCCGAGCCGGGCCGCCGCTCGCCCGCCGAACGCTCCCTCTCCACCGACACCGAATACGCGTGAACCCGCTTTTCTCCTCTCGACTGACTCCTGACGTTTTTGAGCGATTTATCTATTTTTCTAGACGTTTTAAGGCGGGGTGCGCCCTGTCCGCACCGCTTCTCGCCGGTCGCCTGCACTCTCGCCGCTCGATCTATCGATAGCCAATTATTATACTCGACTACTTTTCTATTTAtctgtacataaaatatatttagatattatatattatgtatatttcttAA
Above is a window of Choristoneura fumiferana chromosome 18, NRCan_CFum_1, whole genome shotgun sequence DNA encoding:
- the LOC141437673 gene encoding uncharacterized protein, with protein sequence MALLYRATRLKDRGDTHVFTFVVTRSATREPDRDVTSKDFGCAHQRWAVAFNRSADASLGVYLVWRGACEGMRVYVDFTFTLLSRDHFTANEGFSGKQVRFNAGCAAQGRGRCVSLAELNSKFADARGEFQLELCMSRVRTFYTCELRAPRIDTPPIAFAGFDWTVAVSGWNKEPLSLRLVRLSGEGQQCRVRYAFAIGEGERRVQSGVLECVCDAEGRTPAWTPRPPPRPIHKGLRLTVELVHARALAELAVAAAGRAATCYDRDKQAWALRCDTHSDTVRLHMLYRDVHNVPRNHLRYVSWSAWLVRAAPGEPDAEELPGAPFAHYYAQESADEGLMMETALRVEDVSRPGCPFLHPGGELRVRLEWGETYLLFQATYHIYDDLCRLQAHQMRREITALQAENYSLERQLFSYQKSLAYAQAQAGAGAGAGETAPTAEPGRRSPAERSLSTDTEYA